In Oryctolagus cuniculus chromosome 18, mOryCun1.1, whole genome shotgun sequence, the DNA window TGTAACACAAATGGGCTGGAAAATGATACAGTATACAGAAACAAGGTAAATATGAATAAAACTATTagaaaaacccaaacacacacaaacacacacaggacaatatatatacaacattcattttcagaaaattcaaagaatatatatttgtatacagcTTTTCTGAGTGGGAAAAATTGTTAGTTGCGGATGCAGAACCTAAATTTCCTTGATGAAATCCACTATTGGCATTTCTTTGCAGGATTGACCTGCTCTGTGTGAAACTACTGTCCTTGTGACTGATGCTTCCCAGGGCTCTGACAATGGGAATCATCTTTGCCTCtcacacaggagtcaggatcCTAGCAAACATCCTGCTCCTTCTTTGTTATGGTCTCCTTTCCTGCACTGGATGGCTGACAAAGCACATGGATTGGATTCTCCATAACCTAATTTTAGACAATTGTTTGGTCTTTCTCTGGAATGGATTTCTCAGACAATGGCAACTTTTGGGCTGGAGTATTTTATGGATGGTTTGTGGTGCTAACTAGTTTTCTGTGTTCATAGAGTGACCAGAGGGTGCTCCCCTGAGACTACAGTCACTCACAACATCCTGATCCTAGTGAgcacctttttctctttttatgtgctatcttccttctttccttctataCGTCCCTCTTTGATAAAGCCAGTTGGTGGCTGATGAACATCACTGCCCTCATGGCTTCAAGTTTCCCATCTTATTCCCTTTCTGCTGATCAACAAAGACCCCCCTGTCTCTAGACTATGCTATGCAGCAGCAGAAAAATGAGTGATTTCTATAAATGAGTCAGAGCATGAAAATGTGCAATGCTGAATGTGTCCATGGAAAAACTCGTCCTTCCCTATCTTTAAGTGTTTACTGGCTAAGTAAGTTTGTGGACAGAAGCAGAAGCATAATAGCAGAGCTTGATCACAGACTTACTTTAACAGTCAGATATGAAACAAGGGAGGATTCCTCACTTCCACTTGCAGAACATAACAAGGTATGTTTATCTTAGTCATTGTCCTCACATGTCCTTTCTGCCTTATGAGTCTTGTTAAATCTCTCATCTATGATTATCTTCCTGGACTCTTTATTGAGACATTGTGATAACAAAGTCTACTCTCAGGTTTACTTAATTgacgaaatacatgaaatgaacTCCTAAAGATATGTCTAGCTAGTATAGGAATTGCAAAAAAAACTTCAGTGGGAAGAATGCTGTCTTTATGTCTCAAAGGACAATTCTGCCTCAGCCAACTGGAAAAACCCAGAGGGGAAATAAGCAAAGCGTCTCAGGGTGTCACTCGTGCCATCCTTGCAGACAGGGTCTTTCTAAATGAGGCTGTGCACAGCAGATTCCACTGTGACTGAAGAGCATACAGCTCAGAAAGGTTCTTTTGGACAAAGTAGAGCAGAACATGTTGCCACAGAAGGCTGGAACTTTTTCTCTGCTTATAAGAAGCTCATGGgcaaaagatgttcattttgaaTTCCTGAAGTTTCACGGTAGccagaaataagtaaatataatatcATTCACATTTTACAAAGATGTAGAAAATGTTAATAACCCTTAAAGCTCTTATGAGGCACTAGTTTATGTATCCAGAGATAGATGAGGCAGGCATAATGAAAGGAAGGCATGTTGTAACACATGAAAAAGACGAGATGAGAAGGACAGATGAGATAAGGGCATTAAGGTGTAGGGAGTGAGAGAAGGAACCCAAGCACAGGGCCCGGTTTTGTTTCTAGCCAACCTGAGGGTTTTGTCTCCCGTTTCTGATTACATGAACCTCTCAGAACTATGCACAGTTGCAGCCTTGAGGAATGATGAAAATGAGGGGCACGATCAAAGAGAACTGCCAGCATGTTAGTCATGAATCAGGACAAAGTCAACAAACTGCtattgagggctggcattgtggtgcagctggtaagactttgcctgggactctggcatcccctacagaggcaccggttggagtctgggctcctctgcttccaatccagcttcctgttaaagtgcctaagaaagcacaagatggcccaagaacttggttccttgacaccatgtgggagactggatggggttccaggaccTGGATTCATGCTGTCCTGCCACAGCCATTTCTGCCATGTGCAAAGTAAACGGCAGATGGAAGTTACCTTTGTGTCtgagtctcttcctctctctgttattctgcctttcaaataaataaatgattttaagaaaacaCACAGAAACCTTCATTCACTGTTTCAATAAACCTATGTTAAGTACAGTGGGCCTGTCTTATCAAGGAATTAGGAACCCTCCCAAATCAAGTTTCTAGGTGGAAaccaacagaaatttgttttttgttttttgttttttttaaaaaagcctttcaAAGAATAGCTATgttaactgttttctttttctttctttttttttttttttttgccaggcagttagatagtgagacagagacagagagagttatagacagtgagaaagtaacagaaagaaaggtcttccttctgttggttcactcccctaatgtccaCTATGACCGGCGCTATGCCGGTCCGAAGCTAGGAGCGGGCTtcttcctccctgtcccccatgctggtacagggacccaagcacttggccatcctctgctgccctcctgggccacaacaaagagctgaactggaagaggaacaactggacaGAACCGGAACCcaaaacaggactagaacccagagtaccggcaccacaggtggaggattaacctagtcaGCCACGGCGCTGACCATGTTAACTGTTTTCTGTACCCTCCCCATAAATCAGAACCTGATTTACATCAGCTCCTTCACAAACTGCTATCTTTTGTTAAGAGATTGAGCATCTTTTTGTTATGTCTGTTGTTTTTTGTGATAGCATTTCTGAATTTGCACAATAATCtcataacaattatttttaatattatacaaTTTAGCTAATAAGATGCATAGGTATAAAGTAACAAGCTATGTAGAAAGAATCGATTTCCTAATGGGTGTAGAGACTAAAGGATTGGTATTATTCTCTGAAGGACTGTGGCCTCAATCtgaacaggattttattttttataatgtaccTGCCTatctaaagattttgtttatcctGCTTACAGTCTGTTGAGCAATGGGTTTTGTTGAAGTGGCATGTTTCTTCCCTATGCTTAGCACATTTGCCATCTGTTCATATATTTCCACTTCcaagttctttcctttttcacttctgTGCACTTTAATCAATTTTATGGTAGTGCTTGAGAGAAATtattgtgtgttttatttgatGGCTAAATTATTGTctgcattctgtctctcccttctccttttccTATCAAGAGGTCACTCATTCCCAGGGATTTCTCCCTTCTGTTCCAGACAGAGTATTCTTAGCTTGGCGGGAAAAAAGTTTATAGTCATGAAATGCAATAGTaacttcaaaactaaaaatattcatCCTagaatcttctgctgccttgaaGCTCTTTCTTAGTTTTGCAGCTGGTTCTACACTTTCCCAGTCTTCCTTCCTCCTTACCTACCAATGGTTTATTTTCTGGTTCTGTTGTAAGATCCTATTTCTTTGTCCACATCAAGAATAAGAACATTTCTCTAAATTATCTCTTCTAGGTTTTGCTGCCTCCCCACAACACATCCTCTGTCATCACTGGGCCATCTTTCCTGTAAAAGACAAATTTTGGAGATCACATCTCCATCCTGGATACTAGGCTCTGAAGAAAATGACTGTGTACCAGGATAGTGAGGTTGGATTGCTGAAAACATTATACTTCTTGACAAAGGTGACACTGGAGTGCTAACGTGAGCTTCTGCACATAGAGGGACGATGCGTGCTAAGGCAGATAAGAAAGTCCATGTTTATTTCTCAGTCTGAttgtccatgagagcatttcagacctGGAAAGCCCaaacactgtggtaaaaaatgttctacatgaaggatctctgtgagtgagaccccagcagaaagaagtggccatcaaagaaggatgtgcttttctctaaaggaggagagaacttccactttgcttatggccttgtctaaatactgacagagtttgtgcaCTCCAAAGGCTttcacagcctaggcagctcttgTCAAGACCCTCGAgtagtcactgacatcatacataaaagagtgttaattgttaaattaacaacactGTGTATGAACTGCCCATGCAGGACATCTGTCCTCAACAAGTTATATTTATGAGAGCTAACTGTAAAAATAGTTCAcactttttgtgtgtttgttttatatgtgtgtgcacattgttgtaatctttacttagtatagagttgatcttctgtgtgcaaagttaattaaaaatgaatcttaatggagaacctgactgggaaggggaaagagaggaggagaagcgtgggagaaggggtgggagggtgggttggtgttaagaataactatattcctaaaattgtacctatgaaatttgtaacCTTAAAgagcaaattaattaaaaaataaatttagtgttACTTATGATACTAAATTTTGAATTACTCCTCTACATATAAAATGAAGATACTAGGATTCCATACAAATGAAATCATttaatgttttttcttcataatattttatgttttagttGGCATGAGCTATTCATGCTTTCAAtatttgctttcaaatatttgCTGTGAGAGTATCATTGTACCTTTGGGGCCAATGAAATAAGAGAGAATCTTTGGCTTCACTGTTCTAACATACCACTGCAATTagaatatataattaaatgtGATAAATAATTATTTGGTCACCCATATTGTAACTTGAATTTCTGCACTTTCATACAAATACCAGAATAATTGGTTAGTTGGCAAAGGAACATTTAACCAAAACACCACAAATAGACAAGAAAACAATATATCATATAGGAACAAGGTGAATATGGATGAAAAGTCTTAGAAAAATCTGAAATAGCCATGTGAGAAGATATACTCAACCAGCATCCCAATGTCTctcaagaaaatacaaagaatgtATTCTTCTAGAAGGCATTACTGAGTGCGAAAAAAATGGGTAGAAGTAAGAAATGAACTTAAGCTTCCTTGATGAACTACATTAGCTCCATTTCTTTCTAGGACTCACTGGCTTTGTGTGAACTACTGCCCTTGTGACTGCATGCCATCCAGGGCTCTGACCATGGGAATCATCTTTGTCTCTCAGACAGGAGTCGGATTCCTAGGAAACATCCTGctccttctctgctatggcttcctTTCCTGCACTGGACGAGGGATAAAGCACATGGATTTGATTCTCCATAACCTAATTGTAGCCAACTGCTTGGTTCTGCTCGCGAGAGGCATTCCTCAGACCATGGCAGCTTTTGGGCTGAAATATTTCATGGACGATTTTGGATGCAAACTAGTTTTCTATGTTCACAGAGTGGCCAGAGGGGCGTCTCTGAGTGCAACTTCTCTCCTGAGTGGCTTCCAGGCCATCACAATCAGCCTTAGCAGCCCCCAGTGGATGCAGCTCAAGGTCAAAGCCCTCAAATCCATTCGACTTTCCATTCTGCTCTGCTGGACCCTTCACCTGTTGGTGAATAGTATTGTTCCTATGTATATTACAGCAATGAGGGAGAGCAGCaaccacacagagaaaaaagactTAGGGTTCTGCTCTGGCGTAATTATTGACAGAAATATATCCTTATTGCATTCAGTGATGTTTTCCTTCACTGACGTGTTGTATTTGGTGTTGATGATTTGGGCCAGTGGCTGCATGTTGATCATTTTGTACAGACATAAGCAGAAGGTCCTACACATTCACAGCAAAAGCCTCACTCCCAAATGCTCCCCGGAGACAAGAGCCACCCACAGCATCCTGATGCTAGTGAGCACATTTTTCTGTTGTTATGCACTGTCTTCCTTCTTTACTTTCTATATGTCCCTCTTTGATAAACCCAGCTGGTGGCTGGTGAATACCTGTGCCCTTATGGGTTCATCTTTCCCCTGTGTTAGCCCCTTTGTGCTCATCAGCAGAGACCCCCGTGTCTCCAGGCTGTGGTATACCCACGGCACAAAGATCAGTGATCTCTATAAGTGGGTCAGAGCATGAAAATGctagagggccagtgctgtggcacagcaggtaaagccacctgcagtgcctgcacccatatgggcaccagttagagtcctggctgctccacttccgatccagctctctgctatggcctgggaaagcagtggaagaaaaccaagtccttgggccctgcaaccacatgggagacctgaaggaagctcctgacctgcggcttcggatcagcacagctctggccttgtggccaactggggagtgaaccagcggatggaaaaactctctgtctcagtctctctctctctttctctctccctcttttcttctccttctctgtgtgtaactctgactttcaagtaaataaatggatctttaccaaaaaaaagagagaaatgttcgAGACTGAATATTGTCCATTTATCAAttcatccatatatatatatatacacacacatacatatatatacatatatacatatatataatatagcaaTTATTATGGCTGGACCGAATCAGAAACAAGATAGAAAGACTGAACTTGATCACAAAATTATTTGTCACTTAGGAAATAGCCCAGCATAAATCATGGAAGGGTTTCTTATTTCTGCTCTGCAGTGCTCACATGTAATAAGGGGCATAGTAGAAT includes these proteins:
- the ORYCUNV1R1608 gene encoding vomeronasal 1 receptor oryCunV1R1608 (The RefSeq protein has 1 substitution compared to this genomic sequence) — translated: MPSRALTMGIIFVSQTGVGFLGNILLLLCYGFLSCTGRGIKHMDLILHNLIVANCLVLLARGIPQTMAAFGLKYFMDDFGCKLVFYVHRVARGASLSATSLLSGFQAITISLSSPQWMQLKVKALKSIRLSILLCWTLHLLVNSIVPMYITAMRESSNHTEKKDLGFCSGVIIDRNISLLHSVMFSFTDVLYLVLMIWASGCMLIILYRHKQKVLHIHSKSLTPKCSPETRATHSILMLVSTFFCCYTLSSFFTFYMSLFDKPSWWLVNTCALMGSSFPCVSPFVLISRDPRVSRLWYTHGTKISDLYKWVRA